The following coding sequences are from one Homalodisca vitripennis isolate AUS2020 chromosome 7, UT_GWSS_2.1, whole genome shotgun sequence window:
- the LOC124366864 gene encoding uncharacterized protein LOC124366864 — protein sequence MDSQLIENTKALKAQQEQNEKLYQLIESITSENKELKKKVRALEDRLENIEQYSRSNCVEIQGIPVTSNEDVLTIVKDVGKALDLTVSDTMVDACHRLGAKQSGNNPPGIIVKFVRRLDKEEFLQRRRVKRTLSTRHIGATDDRPIYVNESLSPARRALYALARKYQREKNFKFLWVRNGKIFLRKEEKAPVRVITREEDLD from the coding sequence ATGGACTCACAGCTCATAGAGAACACCAAGGCACTTAAAGCACAACAGGAGCAGAATGAGAAACTTTATCAGCTGATTGAGTCTATCACATCGGAGAACAAGGAGCTGAAGAAGAAGGTGAGAGCTCTGGAAGATCGTCTGGAGAACATAGAGCAGTACTCTCGCAGTAACTGTGTGGAGATTCAAGGAATCCCTGTAACTTCCAATGAAGATGTGTTGACCATCGTGAAGGACGTCGGCAAGGCACTGGACTTAACCGTATCTGACACTATGGTGGACGCGTGCCATAGACTTGGTGCCAAGCAGAGTGGAAACAATCCGCCGGGGATTATTGTGAAGTTCGTTCGTCGACTGGACAAGGAGGAGTTTCTACAGAGGCGACGTGTGAAGAGGACCCTCTCAACTCGTCACATCGGTGCAACTGATGACCGTCCCATCTACGTCAACGAGTCTCTATCACCGGCGAGACGGGCGCTGTACGCTCTGGCGAGGAAGTATCAGCGCGAGAAAAACTTCAAGTTCCTCTGGGTGAGAAACGGCAAGATCTTCCTCAGGAAAGAAGAAAAGGCGCCAGTCAGAGTTATCACACGAGAGGAGGACTTGGACTaa